One Jannaschia sp. GRR-S6-38 genomic window carries:
- a CDS encoding MalY/PatB family protein, whose translation MNADARPLSPDPRFDEIIDRRGTGSSKWDMMEKVYGVPADDGLAMWVADMDFRPPACVTDALREMLDHGVFGYAGDDTAYRDAIRWWGRERHGETISREAIFSTHGLVNGTGICVDTWTDPGDGVVLFTPVYHAFARVIRAANRVVVECEMLFDGTRYGCDFDAWDAQVEGSGAKMMILCSPHNPNGRVWTADELAGFAAFARRHDLILVSDEIHRDIVFPGNRFLPMSSVEGVADRLVTMTSTNKTFNIPGSHIGNVVIEDETLRSAFAARMAGLGISPNSFGLAMVTAAYSPEGAEWVDGLVRYIDGNRRLFDEGIAGIPGVTSVPLEATFLSWVDFSGSGMDRAEFTARVEREAKIAANHGPSFGKGGESFLRFNLGMPRVRIEEAVARLQRAFGDLQ comes from the coding sequence ATGAACGCAGACGCCCGCCCCCTGTCCCCCGATCCGCGGTTCGACGAGATCATCGATCGGCGCGGCACCGGCAGTTCCAAATGGGACATGATGGAGAAGGTCTACGGCGTCCCCGCCGATGACGGCCTCGCCATGTGGGTGGCCGACATGGATTTCCGCCCCCCCGCCTGCGTCACCGATGCCCTGCGCGAGATGCTCGACCACGGCGTCTTCGGCTATGCGGGGGACGACACCGCCTATCGCGACGCGATCCGCTGGTGGGGGCGCGAACGGCATGGCGAGACGATCAGCCGCGAGGCGATCTTCTCGACCCACGGCCTGGTCAACGGCACCGGCATCTGCGTCGACACCTGGACCGACCCGGGCGACGGTGTCGTCCTCTTCACGCCCGTCTACCACGCCTTCGCCCGGGTGATCCGCGCGGCGAACCGCGTCGTGGTGGAATGCGAGATGCTCTTCGACGGCACGCGCTACGGCTGCGATTTCGACGCCTGGGATGCGCAGGTCGAGGGCAGCGGCGCGAAGATGATGATCCTCTGCTCGCCGCATAACCCGAACGGCCGGGTCTGGACCGCCGACGAGCTGGCGGGCTTCGCGGCCTTCGCCCGGCGCCACGACCTGATCCTCGTCTCCGACGAGATCCATCGCGACATCGTCTTCCCCGGCAACCGCTTCCTGCCCATGTCCTCGGTCGAGGGCGTGGCCGACCGGCTGGTCACGATGACCTCCACCAACAAGACCTTCAACATCCCCGGAAGCCATATCGGCAACGTGGTGATCGAGGACGAGACGCTGCGATCGGCCTTCGCCGCGCGAATGGCGGGCCTCGGCATCTCGCCCAACAGCTTCGGGCTCGCCATGGTGACCGCCGCCTATTCCCCCGAGGGCGCGGAATGGGTGGACGGGCTGGTGCGCTATATCGACGGCAACCGCCGGCTTTTCGACGAGGGCATCGCCGGGATCCCGGGCGTGACCAGCGTTCCGCTGGAAGCCACCTTCCTGAGCTGGGTCGATTTCTCGGGCTCAGGGATGGACCGGGCGGAGTTCACCGCCCGGGTCGAGCGCGAGGCGAAGATCGCGGCCAATCACGGGCCCAGCTTCGGCAAGGGCGGCGAGAGCTTCCTGCGCTTCAACCTCGGGATGCCGCGCGTCCGCATCGAGGAAGCGGTCGCGCGCCTGCAGCGCGCCTTCGGCGACCTGCAATAG
- a CDS encoding alpha-amylase family glycosyl hydrolase, which translates to MTDRGREWWKTGVIYQIYPRSFQDSDGDGVGDLAGIESRLDHLVDLGVDAVWISPFYPSPMADFGYDVSDYTGVDPLFGTLEDFERLIAAIHARGLKLLLDFVPSHSSDQHPWFQASRSARDDPKRDWYVWRDPAPDGGPPTNWIAEFGGSTWDWDDATEQYYLHSFLPEQPTINWRNPAARAAMLDAIRTWFDRGVDGFRVDAIEHAAPDPEKGDNPVDPDWDGGGGPARAHLGAASKHQPEVFRVVDEMRRLAERYDPPRLLVGEAYGRLEEVVRYYGAEGLHGFQLPFNFLLIGAEWDPRVIAGLVEAYEAALPEGAWPNWVLGNHDRHRIASRAGRAQAGVAATLLLTLRGTPTIYQGDELGMENVEIPPDRVQDPWEKRVPGQGLNRDQVRTPLAWDGTAHGGFTTGAPWLPMDLRPAVTVEAQRGDPASMLNLHRRLLRLRRAEPALTLGDYRTISVDDASFRFARSHGSRRIGVALNLSDRPRPVDLNGATLLSTTGDDALTGDLAPNEGRVVALD; encoded by the coding sequence ATGACCGACCGCGGGCGCGAATGGTGGAAGACGGGTGTGATCTACCAGATCTACCCGCGCAGCTTTCAGGACAGCGACGGCGACGGCGTGGGCGACCTGGCGGGGATCGAGTCGCGGCTCGACCATCTCGTCGATCTGGGCGTGGACGCGGTCTGGATCTCGCCCTTCTACCCCTCGCCGATGGCCGATTTCGGCTACGACGTCTCGGACTACACGGGCGTCGATCCGCTCTTCGGCACGCTGGAGGATTTCGAGCGGCTGATCGCGGCGATCCACGCCCGCGGGCTGAAGCTGCTTCTGGATTTCGTGCCGAGCCACAGCTCGGACCAGCACCCGTGGTTCCAGGCCAGCCGGTCCGCGCGCGACGACCCCAAGCGCGACTGGTATGTCTGGCGCGACCCCGCCCCGGATGGCGGGCCGCCGACCAACTGGATTGCCGAGTTCGGCGGCTCGACCTGGGATTGGGACGACGCAACCGAGCAGTATTACCTACATTCCTTCCTGCCCGAGCAGCCCACCATCAACTGGCGCAACCCCGCGGCCCGCGCCGCGATGCTGGACGCGATACGCACCTGGTTCGATCGCGGCGTGGACGGCTTCCGCGTCGACGCGATCGAACATGCCGCGCCCGATCCCGAGAAGGGCGACAACCCGGTCGATCCCGACTGGGACGGCGGCGGCGGGCCCGCCCGGGCGCATCTGGGCGCGGCCTCGAAGCACCAGCCCGAGGTGTTCCGCGTCGTCGACGAGATGCGCCGCCTTGCCGAGCGCTACGACCCGCCCCGCCTGCTGGTGGGCGAGGCCTATGGCCGGCTGGAGGAGGTCGTGCGCTATTACGGTGCCGAGGGGCTGCACGGCTTCCAGCTGCCCTTCAACTTCCTGCTGATCGGCGCCGAATGGGATCCGCGCGTGATCGCCGGGCTGGTCGAGGCCTACGAGGCCGCGCTGCCCGAGGGCGCTTGGCCCAACTGGGTGCTGGGCAATCACGACCGCCACCGCATCGCCAGCCGCGCGGGGCGGGCGCAGGCGGGCGTCGCGGCGACGCTGCTGCTGACCTTGCGCGGCACGCCCACGATCTACCAGGGCGACGAGCTGGGCATGGAGAATGTCGAGATCCCGCCCGACCGCGTGCAGGACCCGTGGGAGAAGCGCGTGCCGGGGCAGGGGCTCAACCGCGACCAGGTCCGCACGCCGCTGGCCTGGGACGGCACGGCGCATGGCGGGTTCACGACGGGTGCGCCCTGGCTGCCGATGGACCTGCGGCCCGCGGTGACGGTGGAAGCGCAGCGCGGGGACCCGGCCTCGATGCTGAACCTGCACCGGCGCCTGCTGCGCCTGCGCCGCGCCGAGCCCGCGCTGACACTGGGCGATTACCGGACGATCTCGGTCGATGACGCGAGTTTCCGCTTCGCGCGGAGCCATGGCTCGCGGCGGATCGGCGTGGCGCTTAACCTCTCGGATCGGCCGCGGCCCGTGGACCTGAACGGCGCGACGCTCCTCTCGACCACGGGCGACGATGCGTTGACCGGTGATCTGGCCCCGAACGAGGGCCGCGTGGTGGCGCTGGACTAG
- a CDS encoding GNAT family N-acetyltransferase produces the protein MEGITLRDLEPGDAGWVAQRHAELYWRDEGYDIAFEALVLGLLARFIETRGPQDRAWIAVDAGGSRQGCVFTAREAPGDARLRMFLVEPAWRGTGLAQHLLDSLIAHARATGAERVVLWTHESHRAAGRVYARNGFALLDETPVEAFGRPTREQNWALIL, from the coding sequence ATGGAGGGCATCACGCTCAGAGATCTCGAACCGGGCGACGCGGGCTGGGTCGCCCAGCGCCATGCCGAGCTCTACTGGCGCGACGAGGGCTACGACATCGCCTTCGAGGCGCTGGTGCTGGGCCTTCTCGCGCGGTTCATCGAGACGCGCGGCCCGCAGGATCGCGCCTGGATCGCGGTGGATGCCGGGGGTTCGCGGCAGGGCTGCGTCTTCACTGCGCGGGAGGCGCCCGGCGACGCGCGGCTGCGCATGTTCCTGGTGGAGCCCGCCTGGCGCGGTACGGGGCTCGCGCAGCATCTTCTGGACAGTCTGATCGCCCATGCCCGGGCGACGGGGGCGGAACGCGTGGTCCTCTGGACCCACGAGTCGCATCGCGCGGCGGGGCGGGTCTATGCGCGGAACGGCTTCGCGCTTCTGGACGAGACGCCGGTGGAGGCTTTCGGCCGGCCCACGCGCGAGCAGAACTGGGCGCTGATCTTGTGA
- a CDS encoding DUF6324 family protein: MGINSESDAEANLQIGPTDQGMARIYVESRGAEIPMDFEPDEALEIAEEIRAAAAMAAKMARG, from the coding sequence ATGGGTATCAACAGCGAATCCGACGCCGAAGCGAACCTGCAGATCGGCCCCACCGACCAGGGAATGGCCCGCATCTACGTGGAAAGCCGTGGCGCCGAGATCCCGATGGATTTCGAGCCCGACGAGGCGCTCGAGATCGCCGAAGAGATCCGCGCCGCCGCCGCCATGGCCGCGAAGATGGCGCGCGGATAG